The nucleotide sequence GATACAGGTGCTTGTGCTCGAGGAAGATGACGGGGTCATCACACCGAATGGCGGTGCGGAGCAATCCGTTGGCGTCGAGTGCGTTGCTCGGGCAGACCACGCGCAGGCCGGGGCAGTGCGTGAACAACGAGGCGCCCGTCTGCGAGTGGTAAATGGCGCCGCGGATGTAGCCGCCGTACGTCGTGCGCACCACCACCGACGACTTGAACTGATTGTTCGAGCGCCACCGCATGGTCGCGAGTTCATCGCGAATCTGCATGTACGCGGTCCAGATGTAGTCAAAGAACTGTACTTCGACCACGGGCTTGAAGCCGCGATGCGCCAAGCCAATGGCGCGCCCCAAAATATTGGCCTCGGCGAGCGGCGTGTTGTACACGCGGCTACCGCCGAATTCTTTTTGCAATCCCCACGTCACCTTAAAGACGCCACCCTTGCCTTTGACTTTGCCGAGGTGCTCTTCGCGGGAGACGTCGGCCACGTCTTCGCCGAAGACGAGGATTTTGGGATCGCGCCGCATTTCGTCCTTCATGCAGACGTTGAGCATGTCCACCATCGTGGTCGGCTCGCCGGCGAACTGCGGATCGTCCTCGGTGTCGAACTGCTCGCTCGTCGGATCCACGTCCGGCGAGTAGACGGCGTAGTACACGGTGCTGGCGTCGGGCTGCGGCTGGCTGAGCGCGTCGTCCGTCGCGGCGAGCACTTCGGCGTCTACCGATTCCTGAATTGCGGTGATCTCAGCGTCGGTGGCAAAGCCTTCGTCCACCAGCCACTTGGGATAGTTCGTGATGGGATCACGCGCCGCATCGGCATCGCGCTCTGCGGCGGGGCGGTACATCACCTCGTCATCAGAGAGCGAGTGGGAGTACGGGCGAATGACCTTGGCGTGTACGAGTGCAGGTCCCTTGCGGTCACGGGCGTATTGCACGGCCTTCTGCATGACTTCGTAGCTGGCGACAAGGTCGCAGCCGTCCACCGTCTGCACGTACAACCCTGGGAAGTTCTTGACGAGTTCGCTGATGGAACCACCCGCCGTGTTCACTTCCACCGGCACGGAGATCGCGTAGCCGTTGTCTTCGACGATGTAGACGACGGGCAACTTGAGATTCGACGCGGTGTTGAGCGATTCCCAAAACTCGCCTTGACTCGTCGTGCCGTCGCCGGTGGTGCAGAGCACCACGTCGTCGCCCAAGAAGGTCGCATCGCTCACGCCATTCTGCTTCGCGCGCAGCGTGGCCTCGGCGGCGCCAACGGCCTGCAAGAACTGTGTGCCCGTTGGTGACGACGTGGAGACGAT is from Gemmatimonadota bacterium and encodes:
- a CDS encoding dehydrogenase E1 component subunit alpha/beta; translation: MATTSKARRATAGLSREQLVAAYRTMLMSRRLDDKEIQLKRQNKIFFQISGAGHEAVLTAAGMVLKPGYDWYYLYYRDRALCLQLGMTAAEMLYSAVGAAADPNSGGRQMPSHWGHKGMNIVSTSSPTGTQFLQAVGAAEATLRAKQNGVSDATFLGDDVVLCTTGDGTTSQGEFWESLNTASNLKLPVVYIVEDNGYAISVPVEVNTAGGSISELVKNFPGLYVQTVDGCDLVASYEVMQKAVQYARDRKGPALVHAKVIRPYSHSLSDDEVMYRPAAERDADAARDPITNYPKWLVDEGFATDAEITAIQESVDAEVLAATDDALSQPQPDASTVYYAVYSPDVDPTSEQFDTEDDPQFAGEPTTMVDMLNVCMKDEMRRDPKILVFGEDVADVSREEHLGKVKGKGGVFKVTWGLQKEFGGSRVYNTPLAEANILGRAIGLAHRGFKPVVEVQFFDYIWTAYMQIRDELATMRWRSNNQFKSSVVVRTTYGGYIRGAIYHSQTGASLFTHCPGLRVVCPSNALDANGLLRTAIRCDDPVIFLEHKHLYRQTYNKSQYPGPNFMIPFGKAKIVHEGSDVTVVTYGATVQRALVAAKEVAERGISVEVIDLRTLSPWDKETVFASVKKTSRVIVAYEDSLSWGYGAEISAAIADECFAWLDAPVRRVASSDTFVGYAPQLEDAILPQVSTFVAAYEEIAGY